Proteins co-encoded in one Pelmatolapia mariae isolate MD_Pm_ZW unplaced genomic scaffold, Pm_UMD_F_2 NODE_ptg000215l+_length_26195_cov_1, whole genome shotgun sequence genomic window:
- the LOC134622794 gene encoding NLR family CARD domain-containing protein 3-like, translating to MLSKLISKPNLQSLHQSAVNKALQSPNGHLDLFLRFLLGLSLQTTQTLLRGLLTQTGSSSQTNKKTVQYIKEKLSEDLSAEKSINLLHCLNELNDRSLVEEIQQYITLGFISDGNLSPAQWSALVFILLSSEKDLDVFDLKKYFASEEALLRLLPVVKASNKALLSVPGLSERGCDALSSVLSSQSSSLRELDLSNSDLQDSGVKLLSAGVKSPHCKMETLRSAFTFFYC from the exons ATGTTGTCTAAATTAATTAGCAAACCAAACCTACAGtctctccaccagagtgctgtgaacaaggccttacagagtccaaatggacacctggacttgttcctccgcttcctcctgggtctttcactgcagaccactcagactctcctacgaggtctgctgacacagacaggaagtagctcacagaccaataagaaaacagtccagtacatcaaggagaagctcagtgaggatctgtctgcagagaaaagcatcaatctgctccactgtctgaatgaactgaatgatcgttctctagtggaggagatccaacaatACATAACATTAGGATTTATCTCTGATGGTAatctgtctcctgctcagtggtcagctctggtcttcatcttactgtcatcagaaaaagatctggatgtgtttgacctgaagaaatactttgcttcagaggaggctcttctgaggcttctgccagtggtcaaagcctccaacaaagctct gctGAGTGTTCCTGGCCTCTCAGAGAGAGGCTGTGatgctctgtcctcagttctcagctcccagtcctctagtctgagagagctggacctgagtaactctgacctgcaggattcaggagtgaagcttctgtctgctggagtgaagagtccacactgtaaaatggaaactctcaggtcagcatttacatttttctaCTGTTGA